The nucleotide sequence GGATCTCGCCCAGTACAGAGAACTTGCTGCATTTGCACAGTTCGGCAGTGATCTTGACGCTGCAACCCAGGCTCAGTTAAGCAGAGGCGAGAGGCTTGTTGAGCTGCTTAAGCAGGGACAGTATCAGCCTATAGTTGTAGAGGATCAGGTTCTGTCCATTTTCACCGGTGTTAACGGTTATCTTGATGATATAGCTGTTGAAGATATAACCCGTTTTGAAAAAGAGCTTATATCTTTTGCCAAATCAAACTATCCTGATGTACTCGAAGGCATAAAGAAAGAGAAGAAGCTCTCGGATGAGTTAACAGAGAAATTAAAGAAACTTGTTGAAGAATTCAAAAAACAGTTTTCTTCCTAAAGTTGAGGTTTATATATGTCTGGAATGAGGGATATTAAAAGAAAAATCAGCTCGGTAAAAAATACACAGAAGATTACCAATGCCATGAAAATGGTGTCGGCTGCTAAACTGAGAAGAGCTCAGGAGGCAATGGAAGCAGCCCTGCCTTACGCCGATAAGATTTATGAGGTCGTTCAAAACATAAGCAAGCGGGTAAATCCGGAAATACATAAATTATTGCAGCCCAAGGAAGAAATAAAGAATATTGGTGTGATTGTTATTACATCTGACAGAGGGCTGTGCGGGGCATTTAACAGTAATATTAACAAATTGTTTTCTCAATTTCGCAGTGAGCATTCTGACAAAGATTTCAAGCTTATTTGTGTTGGCAAGAACGGCTATGAATATGTGAAGAGAAGAGATTATGAGATTGAGGAAAAATATATCTCGTTTGGCGGAAAGATTACATACGATGATGCAATCACAATAGGTGATTCTGCAGTAAGACTTTTTAATGATGATGAGATTGATGAGCTATATGTTGTATACAACGAATTCAAGTCTGTTGC is from Flexistipes sp. and encodes:
- the atpG gene encoding ATP synthase F1 subunit gamma, yielding MSGMRDIKRKISSVKNTQKITNAMKMVSAAKLRRAQEAMEAALPYADKIYEVVQNISKRVNPEIHKLLQPKEEIKNIGVIVITSDRGLCGAFNSNINKLFSQFRSEHSDKDFKLICVGKNGYEYVKRRDYEIEEKYISFGGKITYDDAITIGDSAVRLFNDDEIDELYVVYNEFKSVASQVAKVKKILPLDFETEEETGESVVDYLYEPDPNTLVKEIIPRFINFTIYSCILESVAGEHGARMAAMDNATRNAGEMIKKLTLNYNKARQAAITTEILDIVNGAEALK